In one Amaranthus tricolor cultivar Red isolate AtriRed21 chromosome 8, ASM2621246v1, whole genome shotgun sequence genomic region, the following are encoded:
- the LOC130821310 gene encoding uncharacterized protein LOC130821310, translated as MNKNSSKKQEDHNYEQEDEDPIDSTRKFFEGLGISQNISQISKSHYFYSELIQNLLKVDAIARGRITCSFSVLPYVGNYYGGFHGAAVAAVAERLAIGCARTMVTEDKQLFLGELSISYLSATPINVKMIADASVVRSGRNLTVVSIEIRSKETNKLSYTAQATLFHLPTPKL; from the exons ATGAACAAGAACTCCTCCAAGAAACAGGAAGATCATAACTACgaacaagaagatgaagatcCCATCGATTCAACCAGGAAATTCTTTGAAGGTCTGGGAATCTCTCAAAACATTTCCCAAATCTCAAAATCCCATTACTTCTATTCTGAGTTGATTCAAAACCTTCTCAAAGTTGATGCCATTGCTCGCGGCCGCATCACTTGCTCATTTTCCGTCTTACCTTATGTCGGC AATTACTACGGAGGGTTTCATGGTGCTGCAGTGGCGGCTGTTGCTGAACGCTTAGCCATAGGATGTGCTAGGACAATGGTAACCGAGGATAAGCAGTTGTTTCTCGGTGAGCTGAGCATATCTTACCTTTCAGCTACACCGATTAAT GTTAAAATGATTGCGGATGCATCAGTGGTAAGGAGTGGCAGAAATTTAACAGTAGTGTCGATTGAAATTCGATCAAAAGAGACTAACAAGCTTTCCTATACTGCTCAAGCTACCCTCTTTCACCTCCCAACACCAAAATTATGA
- the LOC130821209 gene encoding amino acid transporter AVT3A-like has protein sequence MGLGKNNIEAGSSSHSIPIAREDTPLLGRSKQSSQFKTLANIFIAIVGSGVLGLPYTFMKSGWLFGVCTLFSIALLTYYCMMLLVLTRRKLESLTGFSKINSFGDLGYAVCGPIGRFSVDTMIILSQAGFCVSYMIFIANTFAHLFNSSASQAQTFLGLTPNKWYIWGCFPLQLGINAIPTLTHLAPLSIFADIVQLGAMGVVLGKDAVMIAQNKPNVQAFGGWNVFFYCVGVCTYAFEGIGMVLPLESETRNKKSYGMILGLAMGMISMLYALFGAMGYLAFGVETRDIITTNIGTGILSTLVQLGLCINLFFSFPLMMNPVYEVLERRLTQGSYSLWVRWMVVLLVSLVALLVPNFADFLSLVGSSVCIALGFVFPALFHFLVFKDESSLGKLVLDGAIVLIGIVLGVSGTWTSLMEIFGTKA, from the coding sequence atggGGCTTGGGAAGAACAATATTGAAGCAGGATCAAGTTCTCACTCAATTCCAATAGCAAGAGAAGATACCCCACTTCTTGGAAGATCCAAACAATCTTCTCAATTTAAAACTTTGGCCAATATATTCATTGCAATAGTAGGATCTGGTGTTTTAGGTCTTCCTTATACTTTCATGAAATCAGGTTGGCTATTTGGTGTTTGTACCCTTTTCTCTATTGCTCTTCTCACATACTATTGCATGATGTTATTGGTTCTTACTAGAAGAAAACTTGAATCTCTTACTGGGTTCTCAAAGATTAATTCTTTTGGTGATTTGGGTTATGCTGTTTGTGGCCCAATTGGTAGATTTTCTGTTGATACCATGATAATCTTATCACAAGCTGGATTTTGTGTTAGTTACATGATATTTATTGCAAATACCTTTGCCCACTTGTTCAATAGTAGTGCTTCACAAGCTCAGACTTTTCTTGGTCTTACACCTAATAAATGGTATATTTGGGGTTGTTTCCCTTTACAATTAGGCATAAATGCAATTCCAACATTGACCCATTTAGCCCCATTGAGTATTTTTGCTGATATTGTTCAACTTGGGGCTATGGGTGTTGTGTTAGGTAAAGATGCAGTTATGATTGCTCAGAATAAGCCTAATGTTCAAGCTTTTGGTGGCTGGaatgttttcttttattgtgTTGGTGTTTGTACTTATGCCTTTGAAGGAATTGGAATGGTTTTACCTTTAGAAAGTGAGACAAGAAACAAGAAGAGTTATGGAATGATATTGGGTTTAGCAATGGGGATGATTTCTATGTTGTATGCTCTATTTGGAGCAATGGGTTACTTAGCTTTCGGAGTCGAAACTAGGGATATAATCACAACCAACATAGGAACAGGAATCTTGAGCACTTTGGTACAATTAGGGCTTTGTATTAACCTGTTCTTCTCATTCCCATTGATGATGAACCCTGTTTATGAGGTCTTAGAAAGAAGATTGACTCAAGGAAGTTATAGCTTGTGGGTTAGATGGATGGTGGTTTTATTGGTGTCTTTAGTTGCCTTATTGGTTCCTAATTTTGCTGATTTCTTATCACTTGTTGGAAGCAGTGTGTGCATTGCTTTGGGATTTGTTTTCCCTGCTCTCTTCCATTTCCTCGTTTTCAAGGACGAGTCGAGTTTGGGAAAACTCGTTTTGGACGGAGCGATTGTTCTTATAGGCATTGTTCTTGGTGTCTCTGGTACATGGACATCTTTAATGGAGATTTTTGGTACTAAAGCTTGA